The Camelina sativa cultivar DH55 chromosome 14, Cs, whole genome shotgun sequence genome includes a window with the following:
- the LOC109128909 gene encoding uncharacterized protein LOC109128909 — protein MVFHSGKFIFLKLVLFSLLLLPLSKSNATRIPRAPIGPRRPICPACVCCEPAPLGSCCRCCASPIVTQAHPPSQSP, from the exons atggtgttTCACAGTGGAAAATTCATCTTTCTGAAGCTCGTCCTCTTCTCGCTACTTCTTCTTCCCTTGTCCAAAAGCAACGCTACTCGTATCCCACGAG CTCCTATTGGCCCGAGAAGACCAATTTGCCCGGCTTGTGTATGCTGTGAGCCAGCTCCGCTAGGAAGTTGCTGCAGATGTTGTGCATCCCCTATCGTCACTCAAGCTCATCCCCCCTCTCAATCtccatga
- the LOC104742702 gene encoding RING-H2 finger protein ATL33-like, which translates to MDTPEEILIVFFIISLIVICCGSCCGDVSSTQTGLPPPETIHQTPQPEQDIETGHRKALVYKDIKEEEGGRGEEEGGGKRFCPICLEEYEDDHQMRRLQKCGHVFHLLCIDSWLTRDPSCPCCRCSVDLMSLGL; encoded by the coding sequence ATGGACACTCCTGAAGAAATTCTCattgttttcttcatcatctcgtTGATCGTCATCTGTTGTGGTAGCTGTTGCGGTGATGTAAGTTCCACTCAAACGGGATTACCTCCTCCCGAGACAATCCACCAAACTCCACAGCCTGAACAAGATATTGAAACCGGACACAGGAAAGCCCTAGTGTACAAAGATattaaagaagaggaaggaggacgaggagaagaagaagggggtGGCAAACGTTTTTGTCCGATTTGTTTGGAAGAGTACGAGGATGATCATCAGATGAGGCGATTACAAAAGTGTGGACATGTGTTTCACCTTTTGTGTATTGATTCTTGGCTTACACGGGATCCAAGTTGTCCATGTTGTCGCTGTTCTGTTGATTTGATGAGTTTAGGTCTTTAG
- the LOC104742704 gene encoding lysM domain receptor-like kinase 3: MNLIFFIFFLTLLPNFSYSKPMNCSDTTRLCTSFLAFKPNQNQSFSVIQSMFDVLPADITADTSGGYIYVKKNCSCLTTTHQYATNTTFTIRQSLGYVYDAVVSAYSGLAFPPNTTREARAASVVSVQLLCGCSSGLWNYLMSYVAVDGDSVQSLSSRFGVSMDRIEEVNGMLSPDNFTAGDLLYIPLDSVPGEPYETNKINPPAPSPAPASAINGNISADQVNHTEKSGGHVPYIWIVGGLGVVLALLVVCILVCICLRSSSCSSSDEDGNGHSFQILRKSGFFCGSGRYNCCRSGDFRQTNGETQSHHQVVAIPKALGDGMFEIEKPMVFTYEEIRAATDEFSDSNLLGHGNYGSVYFGLLREQEVAVKRMTATKTKEFAAEMKVLCKVHHSNLVELIGYAATVDELFVVYEYVQKGMLKNHLHDPQSKGNTPLSWIMRNQIALDAARGLEYIHEHTKTHYVHRDIKTSNILLDEAFRAKISDFGLAKLVEKTGEGEISVTKVVGTYGYLAPEYLSDGRATSKSDVYAFGVVLFEIISGREAVIRTEAMGTKNPERRPLASIMLAALKNSPDPMNMLSLKESVDPNMMDLYPHDCLYKIAMLAKQCVDDDPILRPNMKQVVISLSQILLSSIEWEATLAGNSQVFSGLVQGR; encoded by the exons ATgaatctcatcttcttcatcttcttcttgactcTTTTACCAAATTTCTCATACTCAAAACCAATGAATTGCTCAGACACAACTCGTCTCTGTACTTCTTTCCTCGCtttcaaaccaaaccaaaaccaatctTTCTCAGTAATCCAAAGCATGTTCGATGTGTTACCAGCAGACATAACAGCAGACACCTCCGGAGGTTACATCTATGTTAAAAAGAACTGTTCTTGTCTCACCACGACTCATCAATACGCAACGAACACAACATTCACAATCAGGCAAAGCCTTGGTTACGTTTACGATGCTGTGGTCTCTGCTTACTCTGGTCTCGCGTTTCCACCGAATACGACTAGAGAAGCTCGTGCTGCGTCGGTGGTTTCCGTTCAGCTTCTTTGTGGTTGCTCTAGTGGTCTCTGGAACTATCTTATGAGCTACGTTGCTGTGGATGGAGATAGTGTACAATCTCTCTCGAGCCGGTTTGGTGTTAGTATGGATCGGATTGAAGAAGTTAATGGGATGTTGAGTCCTGATAATTTCACAGCTGGTGATCTCCTTTACATCCCACTTGATTCCG TACCTGGAGAGCCTTATGAGACAAATAAGATTAATCCACCAGCTCCTTCTCCTGCGCCTGCATCAGCAATCAATGGCAATATCTCAG CTGACCAGGTGAATCATACTGAAAAGAGTGGTGGTCATGTGCCTTATATATGGATTGTTGGTGGTCTTGGAGTTGTGCTTGCGCTTCTTGTGGTGTGCATACTTGTATGTATCTGTTTGAGATCATCTAGTTGCAGTTCCAGTGATGAAGATGGCAATGGACACAGCTTCCAAATCCTTAGAAAATCCGGTTTCTTTTGCGGCTCTGGTCGGTATAACTGCTGCAGATCCGGGGATTTTAGACAAACCAATGGTGAAACTCAGAGTCATCATCAAGTTGTTGCTATTCCTAAAG CTCTTGGTGACGGAATGTTTGAGATAGAGAAGCCTATGGTGTTTACTTATGAAGAAATTCGTGCGGCTACAGATGAGTTTTCGGATTCTAATCTTCTTGGTCATGGAAATTATGGTTCAGTATACTTTGGTCTACTTAGAGAACAG GAAGTTGCTGTCAAAAGGATGACTGCTACAAAAACTAAAGAGTTTGCAGCAGAGATGAAAGTGCTTTGCAAAGTTCATCATTCCAATCTG GTAGAATTGATTGGTTACGCTGCAACTGTTGACGAGCTTTTCGTAGTGTATGAGTATGTCCAAAAGGGAATGCTGAAAAACCATTTGCATGATCCTCAGAGCAAAG GCAATACCCCACTGTCATGGATAATGAGGAATCAGATTGCACTAGACGCAGCAAGAGGCTTGGAATATATTCATGAACATACTAAGACTCATTATGTCCATAGAGATATCAAGACAAGCAATATTTTGCTTGACGAGGCATTCAGGGCTAAG ATATCGGATTTTGGACTTGCAAAACTGGTTGAGAAAACTGGAGAGGGAGAAATTTCAGTTACTAAAGTTGTTGGTACATATGGTTATCTTGCACCAGA ATATCTAAGTGATGGTCGTGCCACCTCAAAAAGTGATGTTTATGCCTTTGGTGTTGTTCTTTTCGAGATTATATCTGGAAGAGAAGCTGTTATAAGAACGGAGGCAATGGGCACTAAGAATCCAGAAAGACGTCCATTGGCATCTATT ATGTTAGCAGCACTTAAGAACTCACCAGACCCGATGAACATGTTAAGTTTGAAGGAGTCTGTTGACCCCAACATGATGGATTTATACCCGCACGACTGTTTGTACAAG ATTGCTATGTTGGCAAAGCAATGCGTGGATGATGATCCGATTCTAAGACCAAACATGAAGCAAGTGGTTATATCGCTCTCGCAGATACTCTTGTCTTCTATTGAATGGGAAGCAACTCTTGCTGGAAATAGCCAAGTCTTTAGTGGCCTTGTCCAAGGAAGATAA